A stretch of the Enterobacter mori genome encodes the following:
- a CDS encoding fimbrial biogenesis chaperone codes for MKPFFRPVCLAGALSITVATGQAQAAATILLWPIDPWLAADANATELWIQNQGNSATTMQVRIVRWKQVDGHERYTAQQDVVASPPIVTIGTGSKQLIRLIKQTSVPAGIEQAYRIIVDEIPQPDAKAEPSIGLKLQMRYSIPLFVYGQGVPTIKEGAHHALAETQNLSWRVTQASGQPALEVRNRGDVHVRLSQVTLEQGGQKRTVAEGLLGYVLPGSTRSWPVPAGVRQPERMSAQINARDAQWQSTPVN; via the coding sequence ATGAAGCCATTTTTCAGACCCGTTTGTCTGGCGGGCGCGTTGAGCATAACGGTGGCAACCGGGCAGGCGCAGGCGGCGGCCACCATCCTGCTGTGGCCGATCGATCCGTGGCTGGCTGCGGACGCCAACGCCACCGAACTGTGGATCCAGAACCAGGGAAACAGCGCCACGACGATGCAGGTCCGCATCGTGCGCTGGAAACAGGTGGACGGACACGAGCGTTATACCGCGCAGCAGGACGTGGTCGCCAGCCCGCCGATCGTCACGATTGGCACTGGCAGCAAGCAGCTTATTCGCCTTATCAAACAGACTTCAGTTCCCGCAGGTATCGAACAGGCTTACCGCATCATCGTGGATGAAATTCCCCAGCCAGATGCTAAAGCCGAACCCAGCATCGGCCTCAAATTGCAGATGCGCTACTCCATCCCTCTGTTTGTGTATGGGCAAGGGGTTCCGACGATAAAAGAGGGCGCACACCACGCGCTGGCTGAGACCCAAAACCTGAGCTGGCGGGTGACGCAGGCGAGTGGACAGCCTGCTCTGGAGGTCCGAAACCGGGGGGATGTTCATGTCAGGCTGAGCCAGGTGACGCTGGAGCAGGGGGGGCAGAAACGCACGGTAGCGGAGGGATTACTGGGTTACGTCCTCCCGGGCAGTACCCGCAGCTGGCCGGTACCCGCTGGCGTTCGTCAGCCAGAGCGGATGAGCGCGCAGATTAATGCCAGGGACGCACAATGGCAGTCGACGCCCGTAAACTGA
- a CDS encoding Csu type fimbrial protein — protein sequence MKRKRLLICAGSLLAAIIAPQALAVTSSGTIGATLTLTNGCLINGSPAQSGINFGTLDFGTHPATFSTLTTQLSGASGGNTFTIQCTTASYTVAIVGNTNSTAPGTVVGTPGTPARYLVNTSNTAQGVAYSLYSDSGFNTVIANNAALPIASTAGGVDSYTLYGRITGGGNSVTVVPGTYTDTINVSVTY from the coding sequence ATGAAAAGAAAACGCCTTTTGATCTGCGCAGGCTCGTTACTGGCTGCGATAATAGCCCCTCAGGCTTTGGCCGTGACCAGCAGCGGCACCATCGGCGCGACGCTGACGCTGACAAACGGGTGTCTGATAAACGGATCGCCCGCGCAAAGCGGCATTAACTTCGGGACACTCGATTTCGGGACCCATCCCGCCACGTTTTCTACCCTGACCACGCAGCTCTCCGGTGCCAGCGGCGGAAACACCTTCACCATTCAGTGCACAACCGCCAGCTATACGGTGGCAATCGTCGGCAACACCAACTCCACGGCCCCCGGCACCGTTGTCGGCACGCCAGGAACCCCTGCGCGCTATCTGGTTAACACGTCCAATACGGCACAGGGCGTGGCTTACAGCCTGTACAGCGACAGCGGGTTTAATACCGTGATTGCCAATAACGCCGCGTTGCCGATCGCCTCTACGGCCGGAGGGGTGGATAGTTATACCCTCTACGGGCGTATTACCGGCGGCGGCAACAGCGTGACGGTCGTACCGGGGACCTACACCGACACGATTAACGTCAGCGTCACCTACTAG
- the tar gene encoding methyl-accepting chemotaxis protein II produces the protein MLNRIRVVTMLMMVLVIFALLQLISGSLFFSSLKQNQDSFVASNDLRLQQSELTTTWDLMLQTRINLSRSSARMMMDPNNQQSSAKTDLLKNARATLADAAKHYDAFKKIAPQPAMEQASANIDEKYNAYFAGLTELIQFLESGNMDAYFAQPTQGMQNALGAALGEYAKASSNLYHSAFTESQNDYRFAKWQMAVLALALVIVLVAVWYGIRHILLNPLGRVIAHIRDIASGDLTKTLTVSGRNEITELANSVDHMQRSLVETVTNVRNGSEAIYTGTSEIAMGNNDLSSRTEQQASALEETAASMEELTATVKQNADNARQASQLAESASETAQRGGRVVDGVVKTMHEIADSSKKIADIISVIDGIAFQTNILALNAAVEAARAGEQGRGFAVVAGEVRNLASRSANAAKEIKALIEDSVSRVDTGSVLVESAGETMNDIVNAVTRVTDIMGEIASASDEQSRGIDQVALAVSEMDRVTQQNAALVQESAAAAAALEDQASRLKMAVSAFRLASLAAKTVDSHTMYRAPAAATAATPTRTATTGQDKNWETF, from the coding sequence ATGTTGAACCGTATCCGCGTTGTCACAATGCTCATGATGGTGCTGGTCATTTTCGCACTTCTTCAGCTTATTTCCGGTAGCCTCTTTTTCTCGTCGTTAAAACAGAACCAGGACAGCTTCGTGGCCTCGAACGATCTGCGGCTGCAGCAGAGTGAACTGACCACGACGTGGGATCTGATGCTGCAAACGCGTATTAACCTGAGCCGTTCGTCCGCGCGCATGATGATGGATCCAAACAATCAGCAGAGCAGCGCGAAAACGGATCTGTTGAAAAACGCGCGTGCCACGCTTGCCGACGCGGCAAAACATTACGACGCCTTCAAAAAGATTGCCCCGCAGCCTGCGATGGAGCAGGCGAGCGCCAACATTGATGAGAAATACAACGCCTACTTTGCCGGGCTGACGGAGCTGATCCAGTTCCTGGAGAGCGGCAACATGGATGCCTATTTCGCTCAGCCGACGCAGGGGATGCAAAACGCACTCGGCGCGGCGCTGGGTGAGTATGCTAAAGCCAGCAGCAACTTGTACCACTCCGCATTTACTGAAAGCCAGAACGACTACCGTTTCGCCAAATGGCAGATGGCCGTGCTGGCGCTGGCGCTGGTCATCGTGCTGGTGGCCGTCTGGTACGGCATTCGTCACATTCTTCTCAACCCGCTGGGCCGCGTGATTGCGCATATCCGCGACATCGCCTCAGGCGATCTGACCAAAACGCTGACCGTTTCCGGGCGCAACGAGATCACCGAACTGGCAAACAGCGTTGACCATATGCAGCGCTCGCTGGTGGAGACCGTTACCAACGTGCGTAACGGATCCGAGGCTATCTATACCGGCACCAGCGAAATTGCGATGGGGAATAACGACCTCTCTTCCCGTACGGAACAGCAGGCGTCTGCTCTGGAAGAGACCGCAGCCAGCATGGAAGAACTGACGGCCACCGTGAAGCAGAACGCCGACAACGCCCGTCAGGCGTCTCAGCTGGCAGAAAGCGCCTCTGAGACGGCGCAGCGCGGCGGTCGCGTGGTGGATGGTGTGGTGAAAACCATGCACGAAATCGCCGACAGCTCGAAGAAAATCGCCGACATCATCAGCGTTATCGACGGCATTGCCTTCCAGACCAACATCCTGGCGCTGAACGCCGCCGTTGAGGCGGCCCGTGCCGGAGAACAGGGCCGCGGATTTGCGGTGGTGGCCGGTGAAGTGCGTAATCTCGCCAGCCGCAGCGCCAATGCGGCGAAAGAGATCAAAGCCCTGATTGAAGATTCTGTCTCCCGCGTGGATACCGGCTCCGTGCTGGTAGAAAGCGCAGGGGAGACCATGAATGACATCGTGAATGCCGTTACCCGCGTAACGGACATCATGGGTGAAATCGCCTCTGCATCTGATGAGCAGAGTCGTGGTATCGACCAGGTCGCCCTGGCGGTATCGGAAATGGATCGCGTGACACAACAAAACGCCGCGCTGGTGCAGGAGTCCGCTGCGGCGGCCGCTGCGCTGGAGGACCAGGCGAGCCGTCTGAAGATGGCCGTCTCGGCGTTTCGTCTCGCTTCACTCGCAGCAAAAACGGTCGATTCACATACGATGTATCGTGCGCCCGCCGCAGCAACGGCAGCAACACCTACGCGTACCGCGACGACCGGACAAGATAAAAACTGGGAAACATTTTGA
- the cheW gene encoding chemotaxis protein CheW: MTGMSNVTKLAGEPSGQEFLVFTLGDEEYGIDILKVQEIRGYDQVTRIANTPAFIKGVTNLRGVIVPIVDLRVKFSQGDVEYNDNTVVIVLNLGQRVVGIVVDGVSDVLSLTSDQIRPAPEFAVTLSTEYLTGLGALGERMLILVNIEKLLNSDEMALLDIAASHVA, translated from the coding sequence ATGACCGGTATGAGTAATGTAACGAAGCTGGCGGGCGAGCCATCAGGGCAGGAATTCCTGGTATTCACTTTGGGCGATGAGGAGTACGGCATCGATATCCTGAAAGTGCAGGAAATTCGTGGTTACGATCAGGTTACCCGCATCGCTAACACGCCTGCGTTTATCAAAGGCGTGACCAACCTGCGCGGCGTGATCGTGCCTATCGTCGATCTGCGCGTGAAGTTCAGCCAGGGCGACGTGGAGTATAACGACAACACCGTGGTGATCGTCCTCAACCTGGGACAGCGCGTGGTGGGTATCGTGGTGGATGGCGTATCTGACGTGCTCTCCCTGACTTCTGACCAGATTCGTCCTGCGCCGGAATTTGCGGTCACGCTGTCGACCGAATACCTGACCGGCCTGGGCGCGCTCGGCGAGCGTATGCTGATTCTGGTGAACATTGAGAAGCTGCTGAACAGCGACGAGATGGCGCTGCTGGATATCGCCGCGAGCCATGTAGCATAA
- a CDS encoding Csu type fimbrial protein: MKATLKRLRKRAEGRVHPFFTLMVVLLMMPTAEAVTSQSFKVSATIVPGCAVATGSGGLFGTLDFGSHNGVESAPVSTSFVPNGALSIACTPGVALSMSINGGQNYSSVRRMKRSGGTELVPYRLYSSSSLAANSEIGVNQAIPVTYTNSNNIALPLFGVALLTGFSPAGTYSDQLTVTLSW, encoded by the coding sequence ATGAAGGCAACGTTGAAACGTCTGCGCAAACGCGCAGAGGGACGCGTGCACCCTTTTTTCACGCTGATGGTCGTATTGCTCATGATGCCGACGGCGGAGGCGGTGACATCTCAGTCCTTTAAGGTCAGCGCGACGATTGTACCCGGATGTGCGGTGGCTACCGGTAGCGGCGGGCTTTTCGGCACGCTGGATTTTGGCAGCCATAACGGCGTCGAGAGCGCGCCGGTCAGTACCAGCTTTGTGCCAAACGGGGCGCTGTCCATCGCCTGTACGCCGGGCGTGGCGCTGAGCATGAGCATTAATGGCGGTCAAAATTATTCATCCGTTCGCCGCATGAAGCGGTCCGGTGGAACGGAACTGGTGCCGTACCGGCTCTACAGCAGCAGTTCGCTGGCCGCGAACAGCGAAATTGGCGTCAACCAGGCGATACCGGTGACCTATACCAACAGCAATAACATCGCGCTGCCGCTTTTTGGCGTGGCGCTACTGACCGGTTTTAGCCCGGCGGGAACCTATTCCGATCAGCTCACCGTGACCTTGTCATGGTAA
- a CDS encoding dicarboxylate/amino acid:cation symporter, whose translation MASANKLTLFIVIFMLAGILSGAAIHEYASADAIKAWSDNITLLTDIFLRLIKMVIAPLVFSTLTVGIMKLGETSTIGRVGGKAMVWFISSSVLSILVGLFIVTLEHPGSGLNLTVPTEAVDTGLAVSGMTLKAFLSHTIPTSIAGAMSNNEILQIVVFSMFFGIAGASLGQKFNAPLVAALDVVSHIMLKVTGYVMYVAPLAIFAAISSVIATQGLGILLNYASFIGGYYVAILLTCMVLLAVGYMVLKKEVFRLVSMLKDPVLVAFTTSSSEAAYPKTLEQLERFGCSRSIASFVLPIGYSFNLVGSMVYCSFASMFIAQAYNIHLSFSEVTVLMLTLMLASKGIAGVPRSSLVVLAATIPSFNIPVAGILLLMGIDHFLDMGRSAINVLGNGIATAMLSQNEGAREAEAEAELVKQEA comes from the coding sequence GTGGCAAGTGCAAACAAACTCACACTCTTCATCGTGATATTCATGCTGGCGGGTATTCTTTCAGGGGCAGCAATTCATGAATATGCATCTGCGGATGCCATCAAAGCCTGGTCGGATAATATTACCCTTCTGACCGATATTTTCCTCCGTCTGATCAAAATGGTGATCGCGCCCCTTGTCTTCAGCACGCTGACCGTTGGCATTATGAAGCTGGGCGAAACCTCCACCATTGGCCGCGTAGGCGGCAAAGCGATGGTGTGGTTTATCAGCTCATCCGTGCTCTCTATTCTGGTGGGGCTGTTTATCGTCACCCTCGAGCATCCCGGCAGCGGTCTGAACCTGACGGTTCCGACAGAAGCTGTGGATACCGGCCTGGCCGTCAGCGGCATGACGCTGAAAGCCTTCCTGTCGCACACCATTCCGACCAGTATCGCTGGGGCGATGTCGAACAATGAGATCCTGCAGATTGTGGTGTTCTCGATGTTCTTCGGCATTGCTGGCGCATCGCTGGGGCAGAAATTCAACGCGCCGCTGGTGGCCGCGCTGGATGTGGTTTCCCATATCATGCTGAAGGTCACGGGTTACGTGATGTACGTTGCTCCGCTGGCCATTTTCGCGGCGATCTCTTCCGTCATCGCCACGCAGGGTCTGGGCATTCTGCTGAACTACGCCTCCTTTATCGGCGGCTACTATGTGGCGATCCTGCTGACCTGCATGGTGCTGCTGGCCGTGGGTTACATGGTGCTGAAAAAAGAGGTGTTTCGCCTGGTCAGCATGCTGAAAGATCCGGTCCTGGTGGCCTTTACCACCAGCAGCTCTGAAGCCGCCTACCCTAAGACGCTGGAACAGCTGGAGCGTTTTGGCTGCTCGCGCAGTATTGCCTCTTTCGTCCTGCCGATCGGTTACTCCTTTAACCTGGTAGGCTCGATGGTGTACTGCTCTTTCGCTTCGATGTTTATCGCCCAGGCATACAACATTCACCTGAGCTTCTCGGAAGTGACGGTTCTGATGCTGACCCTGATGCTGGCGTCAAAAGGCATTGCGGGCGTACCGCGCTCGTCGCTGGTGGTGCTGGCGGCAACGATCCCAAGCTTTAATATTCCGGTGGCCGGTATTCTGCTGCTGATGGGCATCGACCACTTCCTGGATATGGGCCGCTCGGCGATTAACGTTCTGGGGAACGGGATTGCGACGGCGATGCTGTCGCAGAATGAAGGTGCGCGGGAAGCGGAAGCAGAAGCTGAGCTGGTAAAGCAGGAAGCGTAA
- the tap gene encoding methyl-accepting chemotaxis protein IV — protein MLNRIRISTTLFLILILCGVLQVGSNGLSFWAFRDGYQNLQEVEASNQQRSALAQTRAVLLQASTALNKAGTLTALSYPPDDIKALMATARDSLKQADAQFKAFTAQATDSEKEKALKAAMKKNFEQWYSDLDHQATWLENNQLSDFMTAPVQASQAAFDGSFNAWQQDINQSVQRAGEASRTSYHMSGVIFAVVVILAGMLTGGALFWARRMIVQPLAIISSHFDSIAKGNLARPVAVYGKNEISAIFASLKAMQGSLRETVSDVRQGSYAMHTGISEIAAGNNDLSSRTEQQAASLAQTAASMEQLTATVSQNADNARQASDLSKQAAMTAKRGGDQASHVASTMQDIAASSQKIGDIISVIDGIAFQTNILALNAAVEAARAGEQGRGFAVVAGEVRNLASRSANAAKEIKGLIEESVSRVQQGSALVDTAAKTMTEIVTSVTRVNDIMGEIASASDEQRRGIEQVAQAVSQMDQVTQQNASLVEEAAAATDQLANQADHLTGLVAVFNVKEHVEAVTEVGRSQAVPVVS, from the coding sequence ATGTTAAATCGTATTCGTATCTCGACCACACTGTTTTTGATTCTGATCCTTTGCGGTGTGTTGCAGGTTGGCAGTAACGGGTTGTCTTTTTGGGCGTTTCGCGATGGTTATCAGAATTTGCAGGAAGTCGAGGCGAGTAATCAGCAGCGCTCCGCGCTGGCACAAACCCGTGCCGTGCTGCTGCAGGCAAGCACTGCGCTGAACAAGGCAGGTACCTTGACCGCGCTGAGCTATCCGCCGGATGACATCAAGGCGCTGATGGCGACCGCGCGCGACAGCCTGAAGCAGGCTGACGCGCAGTTTAAAGCCTTCACGGCGCAGGCCACCGACAGCGAGAAAGAGAAAGCGCTGAAAGCGGCCATGAAAAAGAATTTTGAACAGTGGTACAGCGATCTGGATCACCAGGCGACCTGGCTTGAGAACAACCAGCTTTCGGATTTCATGACCGCGCCGGTACAGGCGTCTCAGGCGGCGTTTGACGGCAGCTTTAACGCGTGGCAGCAGGATATTAACCAGTCTGTTCAACGTGCCGGTGAAGCGAGCCGTACCAGCTATCACATGTCGGGCGTGATCTTTGCCGTGGTCGTGATTCTGGCGGGGATGCTGACCGGCGGCGCGTTGTTCTGGGCACGCAGGATGATTGTGCAACCGCTGGCGATTATCAGCAGCCACTTCGACAGCATCGCAAAAGGCAACCTTGCGCGTCCGGTGGCGGTGTACGGGAAGAACGAAATTTCGGCAATCTTTGCCAGTCTGAAGGCGATGCAGGGCTCGCTGCGGGAAACGGTGAGCGACGTGCGGCAGGGCAGTTATGCCATGCACACCGGGATCTCTGAGATTGCAGCAGGCAATAACGATCTCTCATCCCGTACCGAACAGCAGGCGGCCTCGCTGGCGCAGACGGCGGCCAGTATGGAGCAACTGACCGCGACGGTAAGCCAGAACGCCGACAACGCGCGTCAGGCGTCGGATCTGTCAAAACAGGCGGCGATGACGGCGAAGCGAGGGGGCGACCAGGCCTCTCACGTGGCCAGTACCATGCAGGATATCGCCGCCAGTTCGCAGAAAATTGGCGACATCATTAGCGTGATTGACGGTATCGCGTTCCAGACCAACATTCTGGCGCTCAACGCCGCCGTTGAAGCGGCGCGTGCGGGCGAGCAGGGTCGCGGGTTTGCGGTCGTTGCGGGCGAAGTGCGCAACCTGGCGAGCCGCAGCGCCAACGCGGCGAAAGAGATTAAAGGGCTGATAGAAGAGTCGGTCTCCCGTGTTCAGCAGGGATCTGCCCTGGTCGATACGGCGGCGAAAACCATGACTGAAATAGTCACTTCCGTCACCCGGGTTAACGACATCATGGGGGAAATCGCCTCGGCGTCGGATGAGCAGCGCCGTGGGATCGAGCAGGTGGCCCAGGCCGTCAGCCAGATGGATCAGGTCACGCAGCAGAACGCGTCGTTAGTGGAAGAGGCGGCAGCCGCGACCGACCAGCTGGCAAACCAGGCCGACCATCTCACCGGGCTGGTCGCGGTGTTTAATGTCAAAGAGCACGTTGAAGCAGTAACAGAAGTCGGGCGGTCACAGGCCGTGCCAGTTGTATCCTGA
- a CDS encoding fimbria/pilus outer membrane usher protein — protein MAVDARKLKPAMMILLCVSSATLAEPGDDSLPPPPQAQAINDEAVFQLALVLNHYDTGLVVPVTQRKGAFFISSADLLRAGLPPAHVPTGEVNLSSLDRVRVEYDSAAQRLLLTVPRDWVTARVTPFSAQTAQAKPHFGRGALLNYDLYTNHTEHIGGQASLWHEFRYFNENGSFSSTGYARENFTGNDGQQEGYVRYDTTLLFTNEDDAMSWSAGDVISDALSWSSSVRMGGVSVGRDFSLRPDLVTWPLPEFAGEAAVPTSVDLFINGYRSGSTQLQPGPFTLTNLPYINGAGDAVLVTTDALGRQVSTTLPFYVTSDLLKQGLSDGAVTLGSLRRNYGIKNFDYGSAAGSGSYRYGMTDWLTLEGHAEGAQELALGGAGTVIKLGQLGVVNTAYSQSRMRGDEGGQINWGYQYSTSEFSVATQHTRRDRGFGNLALYDQPTVYDENDKPIASFSRNTDQYSLTFNLGQYGNIGAAWIGVESFDGQKTELLNLSWSRNLWGASSIYLAGSRDRQRGDWTVALSLQVPLGERDSAAVTVENTPDAGSTQRINYNHSMPSDGGFSWNMAWANQSRSSDYQQGTLGWRNNNIELQGGGYGERDTMTWWGEAMGSVVLMDGELFAANKINDAFVVISTDGHPDVPVSYENQPVGKTNNNGYLLVSGVSAYYPASYRIDTLNLPADTRLKETERRIAIRRHSGYLVDFPMEQERVASVILHDEHGQALPVGSQVRRVSRSNAVVGYDGIAWLENLSDVNPLEVISPNGKRCKATLTVGANPEHKLQTYGPLVCREGP, from the coding sequence ATGGCAGTCGACGCCCGTAAACTGAAGCCAGCGATGATGATACTGCTTTGCGTCAGTTCCGCGACCCTGGCCGAGCCCGGCGACGATAGTTTGCCGCCGCCTCCCCAGGCACAGGCGATAAATGATGAAGCAGTCTTCCAGCTTGCCCTCGTGCTTAACCACTACGATACCGGTCTGGTGGTGCCGGTGACGCAGCGTAAAGGCGCTTTCTTTATCTCCAGCGCCGATTTGCTGCGCGCGGGGCTGCCGCCTGCGCATGTTCCCACCGGAGAGGTGAATCTCTCCTCGCTTGATCGGGTTCGTGTGGAGTACGACAGCGCCGCGCAGCGTCTGCTGCTGACCGTTCCCCGCGACTGGGTGACGGCCCGCGTGACCCCTTTCAGCGCGCAAACGGCACAGGCCAAACCGCACTTCGGGCGCGGGGCGCTGCTGAATTACGATCTCTACACCAACCACACGGAACATATCGGCGGTCAGGCGTCCCTCTGGCATGAGTTCCGCTACTTCAACGAGAACGGCTCTTTTTCCTCCACCGGCTACGCCCGGGAAAACTTCACCGGTAACGACGGCCAGCAGGAAGGGTATGTTCGCTATGACACGACCCTGCTGTTCACGAATGAAGATGACGCGATGAGCTGGAGCGCCGGGGATGTGATCAGCGATGCCCTGAGCTGGAGCTCCAGCGTGCGGATGGGCGGGGTGAGTGTCGGGCGGGATTTCTCCCTGCGCCCAGACCTGGTGACATGGCCGTTGCCCGAGTTCGCGGGGGAAGCCGCGGTACCCACTTCGGTCGATCTCTTTATCAACGGCTATCGTTCCGGCTCAACGCAGCTTCAGCCTGGCCCCTTCACCCTGACTAATCTGCCCTATATCAACGGCGCCGGGGATGCGGTGCTGGTCACGACGGATGCGCTGGGGCGACAGGTGAGCACCACGCTCCCGTTTTACGTCACCAGCGACTTGCTTAAACAAGGGCTGAGCGACGGTGCCGTGACCCTGGGCAGCCTGCGGCGTAATTACGGTATCAAGAATTTTGACTACGGTTCGGCAGCAGGCAGCGGCTCGTATCGCTATGGGATGACGGACTGGCTGACGCTGGAGGGTCATGCGGAAGGGGCGCAGGAGCTGGCGCTGGGCGGGGCGGGAACGGTGATAAAACTCGGTCAGCTTGGCGTGGTGAATACCGCTTACTCGCAAAGCCGCATGCGCGGTGACGAGGGTGGGCAAATCAACTGGGGCTACCAGTACAGTACCAGCGAGTTTAGCGTCGCCACCCAGCACACGCGTCGCGACCGCGGCTTTGGCAACCTCGCCCTTTACGACCAGCCGACGGTCTATGACGAAAACGATAAACCCATTGCCAGCTTCAGCCGCAATACGGACCAGTATTCTCTCACCTTCAATCTGGGACAGTACGGCAACATCGGCGCGGCCTGGATCGGCGTGGAGAGTTTTGACGGTCAAAAAACCGAGCTGCTTAATCTCTCCTGGAGCCGCAACCTGTGGGGCGCAAGCAGTATTTATCTCGCCGGCAGCCGGGATCGGCAGCGCGGAGACTGGACCGTCGCGCTGTCGCTACAGGTGCCGCTAGGGGAGCGCGATAGCGCTGCCGTCACCGTTGAAAACACCCCGGACGCAGGCAGCACCCAGCGCATTAACTACAACCACTCCATGCCCTCTGACGGAGGGTTCAGCTGGAACATGGCCTGGGCCAACCAGTCAAGATCCAGTGATTATCAACAGGGGACGCTGGGCTGGCGCAATAACAACATAGAGCTGCAGGGCGGCGGCTATGGCGAAAGGGACACCATGACCTGGTGGGGCGAGGCGATGGGATCCGTTGTGCTTATGGACGGCGAGCTGTTTGCGGCGAACAAAATCAACGATGCGTTTGTGGTAATCAGTACCGACGGTCACCCGGACGTGCCCGTTAGCTATGAGAACCAGCCCGTCGGTAAAACCAATAACAACGGTTACCTGCTGGTGAGCGGGGTGTCGGCGTATTACCCGGCAAGTTACCGGATTGATACCCTGAATCTCCCCGCGGATACCCGCCTGAAAGAGACGGAGCGCCGGATCGCCATTCGCCGTCACAGCGGCTATCTGGTCGATTTCCCGATGGAGCAGGAGCGGGTGGCCAGCGTTATTCTGCATGATGAGCACGGACAAGCGTTGCCGGTGGGAAGCCAGGTCCGACGCGTCTCGCGCAGCAACGCGGTGGTGGGGTATGACGGCATCGCCTGGCTGGAAAATCTCAGCGACGTGAATCCGCTCGAGGTGATATCACCTAACGGAAAACGCTGCAAAGCCACGCTGACCGTGGGCGCCAATCCGGAGCACAAGCTGCAAACCTACGGTCCACTGGTGTGCCGGGAGGGGCCATGA
- a CDS encoding Csu type fimbrial protein — translation MRRLLLWMLLLFSGGGWAACTVSTVNASFGSVTSFALSGTGEVETTGTLVVACDAVLNLLTNDSVTLNYTAASVSGNSRATMKRTDNAAITDVIPTRLCGLSGCASSSEVQISKAYTWSGNTLLGLLGSKRYNIPLYFRTVPGQNVTAGPYQVLLTFSINYNVCSIGVLGLCTTPQTGTATTSILLNMTVTNDCSAMTTPDVNFNSAPLVQSFPTVSQAIAVTCTKGSTYTIGINNGANALNNVRRMVSGSNTMSYDIYKEATTNRWGSSGSERWTSATSSQVSTDGLLRTYNYTAKVLTSQATPPAGTYTDTLIVDVAF, via the coding sequence ATGAGGCGCCTGCTGCTGTGGATGTTGCTGCTGTTTTCCGGCGGCGGCTGGGCGGCGTGCACCGTCAGTACGGTCAATGCGTCGTTTGGTAGCGTCACCTCGTTCGCCCTTAGCGGCACGGGCGAGGTTGAAACGACCGGCACGCTGGTGGTGGCGTGTGATGCCGTGCTCAATCTCCTGACCAATGACTCGGTGACGCTTAACTACACAGCGGCGTCCGTATCGGGGAACAGTCGTGCCACGATGAAGCGCACCGACAACGCGGCCATTACGGATGTGATCCCCACGCGCTTATGCGGTTTGTCGGGATGTGCAAGCAGCAGTGAAGTGCAAATCAGTAAGGCATATACATGGAGTGGTAACACGCTCCTCGGCCTGCTGGGGTCAAAACGGTACAACATTCCTCTTTATTTCCGAACGGTGCCCGGACAAAACGTCACGGCCGGTCCGTATCAGGTGCTGTTGACCTTCAGCATCAACTATAACGTCTGCTCGATTGGCGTGTTGGGTCTGTGTACCACCCCACAAACGGGAACCGCAACGACCAGCATTCTGCTTAACATGACCGTCACCAACGACTGCAGCGCCATGACCACGCCGGACGTGAACTTCAACAGCGCACCGCTGGTACAAAGTTTCCCTACCGTCTCGCAGGCCATTGCCGTCACCTGCACCAAAGGCAGCACCTACACCATTGGCATTAATAATGGTGCCAACGCCCTCAATAATGTCCGCCGGATGGTCAGCGGCAGTAACACCATGAGTTATGACATTTATAAAGAAGCCACCACCAACCGCTGGGGCAGCAGCGGCAGCGAACGCTGGACCAGCGCGACATCGTCGCAGGTCAGCACCGACGGTTTACTGCGTACCTATAACTACACCGCAAAAGTCCTGACCAGCCAGGCCACGCCTCCCGCCGGAACCTACACCGATACGCTGATTGTCGACGTGGCGTTTTAA